The Geothrix oryzae DNA window TCCCTCATCCTCACCTCCACCGAGGGCGAGGGCACCATGATCATCGCCCGGTGGCCTACCTCCGAAGGAGACCCCGTCACTTCGTGACGAGGCCCTTCTCGATGGCGTAGGTGGTCAGGGCGGGCACCGTATGCAGCTTGAGCCGGTCCATCAGGTTCGCCCGGTGCTTTTCCACGGTTTTGGGGCTGATGCAGAGGTATTCCGCGATGTCCTTGGTGCGATAGCCCTCCGCGATGAGCTTCAGGACCTCCCGCTCCCGGGTGGAGAGTTCATCGAAGGCCGGGCGAAGGGTGGAGGCATCCTTGGCCCCCAGATAGCCCGACACCACGGTCGAGGCGATGGCGGGCCCAAGGTACCGCTCGCCATTCAGCACGCTGCGCACGGCCAGCATCAGCTCCGAAGCGGATGAATCCTTCAGCACATAGCCGTCCGCCCCGGCCTGGAGGGCGGTGAACACATAGTCCTCGGTCTTGTGGACCGTCAGGACCAGGACCTTGGTCTGGGGGCTGATGCGCTTGATCTCCTTCAAGGCTTCCAGCCCGTTGGACCGGGGCATGGAGAGGTCCAGCATCATGAGGTCGGGCGTCAGCTCCTCCGCCCGCCGCACCGCCTCGCGCCCATCGGCGGCCTCCCCCACCACCTCGAGATCCGGTCGCGAGCTCAGCAATGCCTTCAGTCCTTCCCGGAGGATGGTGTGATCCTCCGCGATGACGAGGCGATATCGCTGTTCTTGGGCCATGCCACTCTCGATCCCGTCGTGCGTGTCGCCACAGCCTAGCGGGACCAGGGGCGAATTGCCTAGTCATTATGAAAAGGTGGAAATGGGGAGTTCCCCCCAAGCCAATGGGGGGGACCCCCCATTCGCCCACCTTCCCCCGGGACCCACCATGGGACCTGCGGGTTCGCTTGCGAGCCGATCCCGCGGCACGCCTCCCTTCGACCAGGCCCACCGGGACTCTGCCGGCGCCGAACTGAAATGAGATCCCATGGTACTGATCGTGGAAGACAACCAGCTGTTCCGACGGTACCTCCGGGACTCGCTGAGCCGTCATTTCCCCGATTTGAGCTTCCATGAGGCCGAAAGCCTCGCCCAAGGCCGACAGACGCTCCGGGAGACCCACC harbors:
- a CDS encoding response regulator, with amino-acid sequence MAQEQRYRLVIAEDHTILREGLKALLSSRPDLEVVGEAADGREAVRRAEELTPDLMMLDLSMPRSNGLEALKEIKRISPQTKVLVLTVHKTEDYVFTALQAGADGYVLKDSSASELMLAVRSVLNGERYLGPAIASTVVSGYLGAKDASTLRPAFDELSTREREVLKLIAEGYRTKDIAEYLCISPKTVEKHRANLMDRLKLHTVPALTTYAIEKGLVTK